The Leucobacter chromiiresistens genome has a window encoding:
- a CDS encoding hydantoinase/oxoprolinase family protein, with translation MSQVLTGADEARYRIAVDTGGTFTDVVVGSSTGGMAVGKALTTYDRVFTGFEASVRRAAESVGWDGDTVLRNADVIVYGTTHATNAVLTGKVAKTALLTTAGFADTLLLREGGRREAFDSKAAYPPAYIPRNHTFEITERLSAEGEVLVPLDEERTRDVLRGLAADGTEAIAVGFLWSIINDAHERRVGELIEEELPGVPYTLSNEANPTIREYRRTSAAAIDASLKPLMADHLGNLRADLVEYGFTGDLLVVTSEGAVLDVADVLNRPVLLLNSGPSMAPLVGAAAAPDRDTVVVCDMGGTTFDVSLVENGIVRHTREAWLGEPFVGHLTGLSSVAVTSIGAGGGSIAWIDGGGLLRVGPQSARSTPGPAAYGRGGEEPTVTDACVALGYLDAQGFEGGFTLDRDAATRAIDSRISGPLGRDTLQSAQAILDVSANHMATAIRQSSLEQGVDPRGALIVAGGGAGAMVAAAIGALLEADTVLIPATAGVLAAYGAHRAPIATEFLSPLHNDTRAFNVGSAATALRDLAGKAAVFAERFSGTEAVVSYFVDARYPGQAWDLRVILDEAPAPRDAAEIVEQAFHVEHDRRNGTHDPDSRVEIITWGVRVEIPRPELVALAGSNDSTPEVHRTDDVVFSGKPFATPRYRGVTLSPGDRIAGPAVIDQPTTTIVVPPEWDARLDDRSNIYLTRKEA, from the coding sequence ATGAGTCAAGTTCTCACAGGCGCCGATGAGGCGCGGTACCGCATCGCCGTCGACACGGGCGGCACGTTCACCGACGTCGTCGTCGGCTCCAGCACCGGCGGCATGGCCGTCGGCAAGGCCCTCACCACCTACGATCGCGTGTTCACCGGGTTCGAGGCGTCGGTGCGCCGCGCCGCGGAGTCCGTCGGCTGGGACGGCGACACGGTGCTGCGCAACGCGGACGTCATCGTCTACGGCACGACCCACGCCACCAACGCAGTGCTCACGGGCAAGGTCGCGAAGACCGCACTGCTGACGACGGCGGGGTTCGCCGACACCCTCCTGCTCCGCGAGGGCGGCCGTCGTGAAGCCTTCGATTCCAAAGCCGCGTACCCGCCGGCGTACATCCCGCGCAACCACACCTTCGAGATCACCGAGCGTCTCTCGGCCGAGGGGGAGGTGCTCGTCCCCCTCGACGAAGAGCGCACTCGCGACGTGCTGCGCGGGCTCGCCGCAGACGGCACCGAGGCGATCGCGGTCGGATTCCTCTGGTCGATCATCAACGACGCGCACGAGCGTCGCGTGGGCGAGCTCATCGAGGAGGAGCTGCCCGGTGTTCCCTACACGCTCTCGAACGAGGCGAATCCGACGATTCGCGAATACCGCCGCACCTCGGCGGCGGCGATCGATGCCTCGCTGAAGCCCTTGATGGCGGATCACCTCGGCAATCTGCGGGCAGACCTCGTCGAATACGGTTTCACCGGCGACCTGCTCGTCGTCACGTCGGAGGGTGCGGTGCTCGATGTCGCCGACGTGTTGAACCGACCGGTGCTGCTGCTCAACTCGGGCCCGTCGATGGCTCCGCTGGTCGGCGCCGCTGCGGCTCCCGACCGCGACACCGTCGTGGTGTGCGACATGGGGGGCACCACCTTCGACGTGTCGCTCGTCGAGAACGGCATCGTGCGGCACACCCGCGAAGCCTGGCTCGGAGAGCCGTTCGTCGGGCACCTCACCGGTCTCTCTTCAGTCGCTGTCACGAGCATCGGCGCCGGCGGCGGCAGCATCGCATGGATCGACGGCGGTGGCCTGCTGCGCGTGGGCCCGCAGAGTGCGCGCAGCACACCCGGCCCGGCCGCGTACGGCCGCGGCGGTGAGGAGCCGACGGTGACCGATGCGTGCGTCGCGCTCGGATACCTCGACGCTCAAGGCTTCGAGGGCGGGTTCACGCTCGACCGCGATGCCGCGACGCGTGCGATCGACAGTCGAATCTCGGGGCCGCTCGGCCGCGACACGCTGCAGTCGGCTCAGGCGATCCTCGACGTGTCGGCGAACCACATGGCGACGGCGATCCGCCAGTCCTCGCTCGAGCAGGGCGTCGACCCTCGCGGCGCCCTCATCGTCGCCGGAGGCGGCGCGGGCGCGATGGTCGCAGCTGCGATCGGTGCCCTGCTCGAAGCCGACACCGTACTGATTCCCGCGACTGCAGGCGTGCTCGCTGCATACGGCGCGCATCGCGCCCCGATCGCGACCGAGTTCCTCTCGCCGCTGCACAACGACACGCGTGCGTTCAACGTGGGGTCGGCCGCAACGGCGCTCCGCGACCTCGCGGGCAAAGCAGCGGTCTTCGCCGAACGTTTCAGCGGTACGGAAGCGGTCGTCTCCTACTTCGTCGACGCACGCTACCCCGGCCAGGCCTGGGACCTTCGCGTCATTCTCGACGAAGCACCCGCTCCGAGGGACGCGGCTGAGATCGTCGAGCAGGCCTTCCACGTCGAGCACGATCGCCGCAATGGCACCCACGATCCCGACAGCCGCGTCGAGATCATCACGTGGGGGGTGCGCGTCGAGATTCCGCGCCCCGAGCTCGTCGCTCTCGCCGGATCGAACGATTCGACGCCCGAGGTGCACCGCACCGACGACGTCGTGTTCAGCGGCAAGCCGTTCGCAACGCCGCGCTACCGCGGCGTCACGCTCAGCCCCGGCGATCGCATCGCCGGCCCCGCGGTCATCGACCAGCCGACGACCACCATCGTGGTGCCGCCGGAGTGGGACGCTCGACTCGACGACCGATCCAACATCTACCTCACTCGCAAGGAGGCGTGA
- a CDS encoding fumarylacetoacetate hydrolase family protein yields the protein MKLVSYNHPYGARGGVLIGDAVYDLERMLADTGVADRGAPSSVKEFLSLYGDRLTELGGVFDSASENAIGALVGPIAEAGLVGPVPDPAKVLCVGLNYKDHVAETGRALPEFPDVFTKFASTLIGPFAEIGGAEVSENLDFEGEVAVVIGRRASKVSAAEALDHVAGLAPLNDVTARDLQYRGTQWTAGKAVDGSTPWGPALVTLDEVGDPQTLDLVTRVNDVEMQRSNTRHQIFPIAEIIAYLSSFLTLEPGDVIATGTPQGIGAKRTPPVWITPGDTVEIEIERVGTLRNRVASV from the coding sequence ATGAAACTCGTCTCGTACAACCATCCCTACGGTGCGCGCGGCGGCGTGCTCATCGGCGACGCCGTCTACGATCTCGAGCGGATGCTCGCGGATACCGGCGTGGCCGACCGGGGCGCCCCGAGCTCGGTCAAGGAGTTCTTGTCCCTGTACGGAGATCGCCTGACCGAGCTCGGCGGAGTGTTCGACAGCGCCAGCGAGAACGCGATCGGCGCCCTGGTCGGTCCGATCGCCGAGGCCGGCCTCGTCGGGCCCGTACCGGATCCGGCGAAGGTGCTCTGCGTGGGCCTGAACTACAAGGACCACGTCGCCGAGACCGGGCGCGCGCTTCCCGAGTTCCCCGACGTGTTCACCAAGTTCGCGTCGACGCTCATCGGACCCTTCGCCGAGATCGGCGGTGCCGAGGTCAGCGAGAACCTCGATTTCGAGGGCGAGGTGGCCGTGGTCATCGGCCGACGTGCATCGAAGGTCAGCGCAGCCGAAGCGCTCGATCACGTCGCGGGCCTCGCGCCTCTGAACGACGTCACCGCGCGCGACCTGCAATACCGCGGTACGCAGTGGACCGCGGGTAAAGCGGTCGACGGTTCGACGCCGTGGGGCCCCGCGCTCGTCACGCTCGACGAGGTCGGCGACCCGCAGACCCTGGATCTCGTCACCCGAGTCAACGACGTGGAGATGCAGCGCTCGAACACGCGGCATCAGATCTTCCCGATCGCCGAGATCATCGCCTACCTCTCGAGCTTCCTGACCCTCGAGCCCGGCGACGTGATCGCCACCGGAACCCCGCAGGGAATCGGAGCCAAGCGCACTCCTCCCGTGTGGATCACTCCGGGCGACACCGTCGAGATCGAGATCGAGCGGGTGGGCACGCTGCGCAATCGCGTCGCCTCGGTCTGA
- a CDS encoding aspartate aminotransferase family protein, which produces MNTNTAAERVAHEVLAEDPHLRRGPRGFPLLPGGYGRSTYFTGEPSPYAIRGVGFRVWDDRGRELIDANNNFTSLIHGNAHPEITEAATKALSAGASWGIPNLWEWELAELLLKRLPSLDQVRFTNSGTEAVMSALRIARASTGRDKVIVTKGGYHGTSDVALVPGGPSYTKGVPQGVIDDVTAVPLNDIEFLTRAVEAAPEAYAAIILDLLPNRAGLISISEEFVRTARDLATKYGIVLIIDETISLRLGYSGLSGEYGVEPDLLTTGKLIGGGFPVGAVAGRGELMAEVDPTRSGNLPHGGTFSGNPVSMAAGAAAVRLYTEGQVRRLNRLGDAVRTVVNDRIADAGWEVRGRGSLLRAVPAGAEKVADDVQHRLWWATYERGLLGSPANLLSLSTEMDENVGADIADRLADAVNSVAAGTDRA; this is translated from the coding sequence GTGAATACGAACACTGCCGCCGAGCGCGTCGCGCACGAGGTGCTCGCCGAAGACCCGCACCTGCGCCGAGGCCCTCGCGGCTTCCCGCTCCTGCCGGGCGGGTACGGGCGATCGACCTACTTCACCGGGGAGCCGAGTCCCTACGCGATTCGCGGTGTCGGGTTCCGCGTGTGGGACGACCGCGGGCGCGAACTCATCGACGCCAACAACAACTTCACTTCGCTGATCCACGGGAACGCACACCCGGAGATCACCGAAGCCGCCACGAAGGCGCTCTCGGCTGGAGCGAGCTGGGGGATCCCGAACCTCTGGGAGTGGGAGCTCGCCGAGTTGCTGCTGAAGCGCCTTCCGTCGCTCGACCAGGTGCGCTTCACTAACTCGGGCACCGAGGCCGTGATGTCGGCGCTGCGCATCGCACGCGCCTCGACGGGGCGCGACAAGGTCATCGTCACGAAGGGTGGATACCACGGGACATCTGACGTCGCGCTCGTTCCCGGAGGTCCGTCGTACACGAAGGGTGTGCCTCAGGGCGTCATCGATGATGTGACTGCGGTTCCCCTGAACGACATCGAGTTCCTGACGCGGGCCGTCGAGGCCGCGCCGGAGGCGTACGCGGCGATCATCCTCGACCTGCTGCCCAATCGAGCCGGCCTGATCAGCATCAGCGAAGAGTTCGTGCGAACTGCTCGAGACCTCGCGACGAAGTACGGAATCGTGCTCATCATCGACGAGACCATCAGCCTGCGTCTCGGCTACAGCGGCTTGAGCGGCGAGTACGGGGTGGAGCCCGATCTGCTCACGACCGGCAAGCTCATCGGCGGAGGGTTCCCCGTGGGCGCGGTCGCCGGGCGTGGCGAGCTCATGGCCGAGGTCGACCCGACCCGCAGCGGCAACCTGCCGCACGGCGGCACCTTCTCGGGCAACCCCGTGAGCATGGCCGCGGGGGCCGCTGCGGTGCGCCTCTACACCGAAGGCCAGGTGCGACGACTGAACCGGCTCGGGGATGCCGTGCGCACGGTGGTCAACGATCGCATCGCCGACGCGGGCTGGGAGGTGCGCGGCCGCGGATCCCTGCTCCGTGCGGTACCCGCCGGTGCGGAGAAGGTCGCGGACGACGTGCAGCACCGCCTGTGGTGGGCGACCTACGAGCGCGGTCTGCTCGGTTCCCCGGCGAACCTCCTCTCCCTGTCGACGGAGATGGACGAGAACGTCGGCGCGGACATCGCCGATCGGCTCGCCGACGCCGTCAATTCCGTAGCCGCCGGCACCGACCGCGCCTGA
- a CDS encoding C-terminal binding protein, which yields MNREGQGTILVAPHHFPDLEREHALAKELGYELVAASDVDEFREGLADAEIVMITPYAKLTANDFPTMQQCKAVIRYGIGYDNIDVDAASAANIPVSIVPGTASEEVASHAFSMGLALARRLPAGDAAIRDFAWGGIIGYDTPVLSQLEVGVVGLGRIGAHVARMYSAVGAQVRAYDPFVVESEFALAELDDILENSDVVSLHLPLTDDTWNLISGDVLGRMRRGAVIVNVSRGGLVDEAALAEALTRGHIAGAGIDTFAQEPLDPEHPLRKAPNTILTPHIAWRSNRSTGALQEGAVDRVRRALTGQPLIDRVA from the coding sequence ATGAATCGCGAAGGACAGGGGACCATCCTGGTCGCTCCCCACCACTTCCCCGACCTCGAGCGCGAGCACGCGCTCGCGAAGGAGCTCGGTTACGAGCTGGTCGCCGCAAGCGACGTCGACGAGTTCCGCGAGGGTCTCGCCGACGCCGAGATCGTGATGATCACGCCCTACGCCAAACTGACGGCGAACGACTTCCCCACCATGCAGCAGTGCAAAGCGGTGATCCGCTACGGGATCGGATACGACAACATCGACGTCGATGCGGCGTCGGCGGCGAACATTCCCGTGTCGATCGTTCCGGGTACCGCCTCGGAGGAAGTCGCCTCGCACGCCTTCTCGATGGGTCTCGCGCTCGCGCGCCGCCTCCCGGCCGGCGACGCCGCCATCCGAGATTTCGCTTGGGGCGGCATCATCGGCTACGACACTCCGGTGCTCTCGCAGCTCGAAGTCGGCGTCGTCGGGCTCGGCCGCATCGGCGCTCACGTTGCGCGCATGTACTCCGCAGTGGGCGCGCAGGTGCGCGCGTACGACCCGTTCGTCGTCGAGAGCGAGTTCGCCCTCGCCGAGCTCGACGACATTCTCGAGAACTCGGATGTCGTTTCGCTGCATCTTCCGCTGACCGACGACACCTGGAACCTCATCTCCGGTGACGTGCTCGGGCGCATGCGGCGCGGTGCCGTCATCGTCAACGTCTCCCGCGGAGGGCTCGTCGACGAAGCTGCGCTGGCCGAGGCGCTGACCCGCGGCCACATCGCCGGCGCGGGAATCGACACGTTCGCGCAGGAGCCGCTCGACCCCGAGCACCCGCTGCGCAAGGCGCCGAACACCATCCTGACGCCGCACATCGCCTGGCGTTCGAACCGCTCGACTGGAGCGCTGCAGGAGGGCGCGGTGGACCGCGTTCGCCGCGCGCTCACCGGTCAGCCGCTGATCGACCGCGTGGCCTGA
- a CDS encoding helix-turn-helix domain-containing protein → MIARSWYRSRAAGVDASADRGMLDAGRVDEHTLSAAEPHLRKLDEVASDLGGYVSLTAPNGALIHPSFLRADDSFPEGYSLLEESCGSNGEGLALEEGRGVWLAPEEHFREDMRGNWCFGSLVRDPFHNRVRAVVGLTFPEARVSHIDPGSTLLMLEGVSSRIEHDIATRTSSKERALLDEYLTVTRRRGDTPIIAMDGKNSLMNSAATTRLQENDLAIVEGYAKSVMSTGRSSTATVSLSGIGAAELTLTAVQLSGASVGAIVTVRPRPEQRALRSAASGIIELEPVPQSFALSQLRQRLVGASSEFETTLALAARAVEQSRSAVIIGEAGTGKRRIAGAIAALRGSSVFVDARHRNNALSLAEEVAQSLGANPDTIVIGHADELSQLDGIDIVRAIGAHPTANVILTAQRATPTTLRISEFCGALELEVAPLRNRREDIPLLAQAIAADLGDKTLSRKMLSALMNSDWERNIEQLRSVVINAVERARGGEATMDDLPISFQRVASTGRLSRLEEAEYSELRSALREAQGNRRLTASMLQIGRSTLYRRMDFFRSRGLDL, encoded by the coding sequence ATGATCGCCAGATCGTGGTACCGCAGCCGAGCCGCTGGCGTCGACGCCTCCGCCGACCGCGGCATGCTCGACGCCGGGCGGGTCGATGAGCATACGCTGAGCGCAGCCGAGCCGCATCTGCGGAAGCTCGACGAAGTGGCATCCGATCTCGGCGGCTACGTGAGTCTCACCGCCCCCAACGGAGCACTCATCCATCCGAGCTTCTTGCGTGCGGACGACAGCTTCCCCGAGGGCTACTCGCTGCTCGAGGAGAGCTGCGGGAGCAACGGCGAGGGCCTCGCTCTCGAAGAGGGACGCGGCGTGTGGCTCGCGCCCGAAGAGCACTTCCGCGAAGACATGCGCGGCAACTGGTGCTTCGGCTCGCTCGTGCGCGATCCGTTCCACAATCGCGTTCGCGCGGTCGTGGGCCTGACGTTCCCCGAAGCGCGCGTCTCCCACATCGATCCCGGCTCGACGCTGCTCATGCTCGAGGGCGTGTCGTCGCGCATCGAGCACGACATCGCCACCCGGACGTCGTCGAAGGAGCGCGCGCTGCTCGACGAGTACCTCACGGTGACCCGACGTCGCGGTGATACCCCGATCATCGCGATGGACGGCAAGAATTCGCTGATGAACTCGGCGGCGACGACGCGACTGCAGGAGAACGACTTGGCCATCGTGGAGGGTTATGCCAAGTCCGTGATGTCGACCGGTCGTTCGAGCACGGCGACCGTTTCGCTCAGCGGAATCGGCGCCGCAGAGCTGACGCTCACGGCGGTGCAGCTCTCCGGCGCGAGCGTCGGCGCGATCGTCACGGTGCGGCCGCGCCCCGAGCAGCGCGCTCTGCGCTCCGCGGCGAGCGGCATCATCGAGCTCGAGCCGGTGCCGCAGTCGTTCGCGCTCTCCCAGCTGCGGCAGCGGCTCGTGGGCGCGAGCAGCGAATTCGAGACCACGCTCGCCCTGGCCGCGCGCGCTGTCGAGCAGTCGCGGTCGGCCGTGATCATCGGCGAGGCGGGCACGGGGAAGCGGCGGATCGCTGGTGCCATCGCCGCACTTCGCGGGAGCAGCGTCTTCGTCGATGCGCGTCACCGCAACAATGCGCTGTCGCTCGCCGAGGAGGTGGCGCAGTCGCTCGGCGCCAACCCGGACACGATCGTCATCGGCCACGCGGATGAGCTCAGCCAGCTCGACGGCATCGACATCGTGCGGGCGATCGGAGCGCATCCGACAGCGAACGTGATCTTGACCGCGCAGCGGGCGACGCCCACGACGCTCCGCATCTCCGAGTTCTGCGGAGCGCTCGAACTCGAGGTGGCGCCGTTGCGCAACCGACGCGAAGACATTCCACTGCTGGCGCAGGCCATCGCTGCTGACCTCGGAGACAAGACGCTCTCGCGGAAGATGCTGTCGGCACTGATGAACTCTGATTGGGAGCGCAATATCGAGCAGCTGCGGTCGGTGGTGATCAACGCCGTCGAACGTGCGCGGGGCGGCGAAGCGACGATGGATGACCTGCCGATCTCCTTCCAGCGCGTGGCATCGACCGGGCGGCTGTCGCGTCTCGAAGAGGCCGAATACAGCGAGCTGCGCAGTGCGCTCCGCGAGGCGCAGGGCAACCGACGTCTCACGGCATCGATGCTGCAGATCGGCCGCTCGACGCTGTATCGGCGAATGGACTTCTTCCGGAGTCGGGGGCTCGACCTCTAA
- a CDS encoding glycosyltransferase encodes MQHVAVVIPAKNEERRIAACLSAVLAASARCPVDVSVTLVADGCTDRTVPLARSFAGVEVVEIAASNVGVGRALGVRHALRSLTVHPAGVWIANTDADSIVPSDWIAQQLLRAEAGVDAVLGSVVPDPAEYPRDLQQRWAHAHPAGRATPEIYGANLGVRASAYLRAGGFAALAEHEDVDLVRRLRAPRVRYSDASPVITSARLDGRTPGGFAGYLRAEREVEAPIVELS; translated from the coding sequence ATGCAGCACGTCGCCGTCGTCATCCCGGCGAAGAACGAGGAGCGGCGGATCGCGGCGTGCCTCTCCGCGGTGCTCGCCGCGAGCGCGCGCTGCCCCGTCGACGTGTCAGTGACGCTCGTCGCCGACGGCTGCACCGACCGCACCGTGCCCCTCGCGCGGAGCTTCGCGGGCGTGGAGGTCGTCGAGATCGCGGCCTCCAACGTGGGGGTCGGCCGCGCGCTCGGGGTGCGGCACGCGCTCCGGAGCCTCACCGTCCACCCAGCCGGGGTGTGGATCGCGAACACCGACGCCGACTCGATCGTGCCCTCCGACTGGATCGCGCAGCAGCTCCTCCGGGCGGAGGCCGGGGTCGACGCGGTGCTCGGATCGGTCGTACCCGATCCCGCCGAGTACCCGAGGGATCTGCAGCAGCGGTGGGCGCACGCGCACCCCGCCGGGCGGGCGACGCCCGAGATCTACGGGGCGAATCTCGGCGTCCGCGCCTCCGCGTACCTCCGGGCGGGCGGGTTCGCCGCGCTCGCCGAGCACGAGGACGTCGATCTCGTGCGCCGACTCCGGGCGCCGCGGGTGCGGTACTCCGACGCGAGCCCCGTGATCACGTCGGCGCGGCTCGACGGACGCACGCCGGGCGGGTTCGCCGGATACCTGCGCGCCGAACGCGAGGTCGAGGCCCCGATCGTCGAGTTGAGCTGA
- a CDS encoding bifunctional PIG-L family deacetylase/class I SAM-dependent methyltransferase, with protein MVTFDAAAPGTTRRTWERDTRLADAPVFDLSGFSAVVVLAAHPDDETLGAGGLIARSRAAGVPVRVICVTDGAASHAELPDLAETRRRELQQAIHVLHPEAALDWLGFADGRTEEQYAEISAAIRAALDAAPADALVVAPWRGDGHPDHRVVGELAVRHAADRVVLEYPIWMWHWASPDHAETPWDRLVAVPIDADVKQRAIASFASQIEVPVEAAGAPVLRDDFLEHFRRPVEHFAAAAAEFGREYFDALYTRSDDPWSFRTRWYESRKRALTVASLTRERFRSGLEIGCSVGHLTELLAERCDALLAVDISERAIAEARRTSRPGVEFAVRDVRDDLPGERFDLVVLSEVAYYWDEAELRAIRSRIRSALAPDGILVACHWRHPVAAHRLSGDRVHEMLQEEEWARVVAHVEEDFVLEVYALDGASVARAEGLA; from the coding sequence GTGGTGACCTTCGACGCCGCGGCACCCGGCACGACGCGACGCACCTGGGAGCGCGACACGCGGCTCGCCGATGCCCCCGTGTTCGACCTCTCGGGCTTCTCCGCGGTCGTGGTGCTCGCCGCGCATCCCGACGACGAGACGCTCGGCGCGGGCGGGCTGATCGCCCGGAGCCGAGCGGCGGGCGTGCCGGTGCGGGTGATCTGCGTGACCGACGGCGCCGCCTCGCACGCGGAGCTGCCCGACCTCGCCGAGACGCGGCGCCGGGAGCTGCAGCAGGCGATTCACGTCCTCCACCCCGAAGCGGCGCTCGACTGGCTCGGATTCGCCGACGGCCGCACCGAGGAGCAGTACGCGGAGATCTCCGCGGCGATCCGGGCGGCACTCGACGCCGCCCCCGCAGACGCGCTCGTGGTCGCCCCGTGGCGCGGCGACGGGCACCCCGATCATCGGGTCGTCGGCGAGCTGGCGGTGCGGCACGCCGCGGACCGAGTCGTGCTCGAGTACCCGATCTGGATGTGGCACTGGGCGTCGCCCGACCACGCCGAGACCCCGTGGGATCGGCTCGTCGCCGTTCCGATCGACGCCGACGTGAAGCAGCGGGCCATCGCGAGCTTCGCCTCCCAGATCGAGGTGCCGGTGGAGGCCGCGGGAGCGCCCGTGCTGCGCGACGACTTCCTCGAGCACTTCCGACGACCCGTCGAGCACTTCGCGGCCGCCGCGGCGGAGTTCGGGCGCGAGTACTTCGACGCCCTGTACACGCGATCTGATGATCCGTGGAGCTTTCGCACGCGCTGGTACGAGTCGCGCAAGCGGGCGCTCACCGTCGCGTCGCTCACGCGCGAGCGCTTCCGCAGCGGTCTCGAGATCGGGTGCTCGGTCGGGCATCTCACCGAGCTCCTCGCCGAGCGCTGCGACGCGCTGCTCGCCGTCGACATCTCGGAGCGGGCGATCGCCGAGGCGCGGCGCACGTCGCGGCCGGGCGTCGAGTTCGCGGTCCGCGACGTGCGCGACGACCTGCCGGGCGAGCGCTTCGACCTCGTCGTGCTCTCGGAGGTGGCGTACTACTGGGACGAGGCCGAGCTGCGCGCGATCCGATCCCGCATCAGGAGCGCGCTGGCACCCGACGGCATCCTCGTCGCGTGCCACTGGCGGCACCCTGTCGCGGCGCACCGGCTCAGCGGCGACCGCGTGCACGAGATGCTGCAGGAGGAGGAGTGGGCGCGGGTGGTCGCGCACGTCGAGGAGGACTTCGTGCTCGAGGTGTACGCGCTCGACGGCGCGTCGGTCGCGCGCGCGGAGGGCTTGGCGTGA
- a CDS encoding acyl-CoA dehydrogenase family protein gives MEHRTRSGESARVRFAPHAEPSGDSPDSAHASPPLPEGPPATVADALAHAQRIAPGLRSPGRGHTQRLWEHLATLAAHDLGIARAVEPHLDACAILDQAGLPLPDGAWGVFAAEGGPDPLRATPHETRAAAAPPTATAPPAATAPEPEWSITGEKLWCSLAAQLDGALVTAATDDGPRLFAVDLRDPGVRVRPDAWAARGLVEIPSGPVTFDRVPAAPVGGPRWYLERDGFWWGGIGVAACWFGGAVAMARTLRDAAAVKPDPHRAAHLGAIDTLLHASGLALRDAADAIDAGRDVDGPLLALRVRGIVARTCEEVITRVGHALGPAPLALHAEHAKRVSDLQLYIRQHHAERDDAAQGSLLVASEAHPW, from the coding sequence ATGGAGCACCGGACGCGATCCGGCGAGTCGGCGCGCGTGCGCTTCGCGCCGCACGCCGAGCCGAGCGGCGACAGCCCCGACAGCGCGCACGCCTCGCCACCGCTCCCCGAGGGCCCGCCCGCAACGGTAGCCGATGCCCTCGCACACGCTCAGCGCATCGCCCCGGGCCTCCGCTCCCCGGGCCGCGGCCACACGCAGCGGCTTTGGGAGCACCTCGCCACGCTCGCCGCGCACGATCTCGGCATCGCCCGTGCCGTCGAACCGCACCTCGACGCGTGCGCGATCCTCGACCAGGCCGGCCTGCCCCTGCCCGACGGCGCATGGGGCGTGTTCGCCGCAGAGGGCGGGCCCGACCCCTTGCGCGCGACTCCCCACGAGACCCGGGCCGCAGCCGCACCCCCAACCGCGACGGCACCCCCGGCCGCAACCGCACCCGAGCCCGAGTGGTCGATCACGGGCGAGAAGCTCTGGTGCTCGCTCGCCGCGCAGCTCGACGGGGCGCTCGTCACCGCCGCGACCGACGACGGGCCGCGCCTGTTCGCCGTCGATCTGCGCGACCCGGGCGTGCGCGTGCGCCCCGACGCGTGGGCGGCGCGCGGGCTCGTCGAGATTCCGAGCGGCCCCGTCACCTTCGACCGCGTGCCCGCCGCGCCCGTCGGCGGCCCGCGCTGGTATCTCGAGCGCGACGGCTTCTGGTGGGGCGGCATCGGCGTGGCCGCCTGCTGGTTCGGCGGCGCCGTCGCGATGGCGCGCACCCTGCGAGACGCCGCAGCCGTGAAACCCGACCCGCACCGGGCCGCGCACCTCGGCGCCATCGACACGCTCCTGCACGCGAGCGGGCTGGCGCTCCGAGACGCGGCCGACGCGATCGACGCCGGTCGCGACGTCGACGGACCGCTGCTGGCCCTGCGCGTGCGCGGCATCGTCGCGCGCACCTGCGAGGAGGTCATCACCCGCGTCGGCCACGCCCTCGGCCCGGCGCCGCTCGCCCTGCACGCCGAGCACGCCAAGCGGGTGAGCGACCTGCAGCTGTACATCCGCCAGCACCATGCGGAGCGCGACGATGCCGCTCAGGGATCGCTGCTCGTCGCATCCGAGGCGCACCCGTGGTGA
- a CDS encoding MTH1187 family thiamine-binding protein, with product MILAFSVAPSGTGDASVSDAVAEAVKVVRASGLPHRTSSMFTEIEGEWDEVFDVVKRATEAVLPFGSRVSLVMKADIRPGFAGELDGKLERLEAAIAESGD from the coding sequence ATGATCCTCGCATTCTCCGTCGCACCGTCGGGCACGGGCGACGCCTCCGTGTCAGACGCCGTCGCCGAGGCGGTGAAGGTGGTGCGCGCCTCGGGGCTTCCGCACCGCACCTCGTCCATGTTCACCGAGATCGAGGGCGAGTGGGACGAGGTGTTCGACGTCGTCAAGCGCGCGACTGAAGCGGTGCTGCCGTTCGGCTCCCGTGTCTCGCTCGTGATGAAGGCCGACATCCGCCCCGGGTTCGCGGGCGAGCTCGACGGCAAGCTGGAGCGGCTCGAGGCGGCGATCGCGGAGTCCGGCGACTAG